One genomic window of Roseateles sp. DAIF2 includes the following:
- the cueR gene encoding Cu(I)-responsive transcriptional regulator — MNISEAASRSGISAKMLRHYESLGLLPPVARTESGYRQYDAKDVHTLRFIRRARDLGFSIAEIGELLKLWQNRQRSSAEVKRIALAHVADLERRLAEMEAMKRTLQELAGCCHGDERPDCPILDGLAAMP; from the coding sequence ATGAACATCAGCGAGGCAGCCAGCCGCTCGGGCATCTCGGCCAAGATGCTGCGGCATTACGAGTCCCTTGGCCTGCTGCCGCCGGTGGCGCGCACCGAATCGGGCTATCGGCAGTACGACGCCAAGGACGTGCACACCCTGCGCTTCATCCGCCGCGCGCGCGACCTGGGCTTCTCCATCGCCGAGATCGGCGAACTGCTCAAGCTCTGGCAGAACCGCCAGCGCAGCAGCGCCGAGGTCAAGCGCATCGCGCTGGCCCATGTGGCCGACCTGGAGCGCCGCCTGGCCGAGATGGAGGCGATGAAGCGCACCCTGCAGGAGCTGGCCGGCTGCTGCCATGGCGACGAGCGGCCCGACTGCCCGATCCTCGATGGCCTCGCGGCCATGCCATGA
- a CDS encoding FMN-dependent NADH-azoreductase, whose protein sequence is MSKILQINSSARRVQDGQGSFSTRLATELVAALQEQYAGAALTVRDLGQNPHPAMDEAALGALFTPAEQRSAEQAARVAANDALIDELQAQDVIVIATPMINFGVPSQLKNWIDAVARAGATFRYTANGPEGLVKGKKVYVVVASGGLHRGQPSDGITGYLRTVLGFMGMSDVQFVYAEGLGMGPEAEAAGVAGARRQIAELFAPATV, encoded by the coding sequence ATGAGCAAGATCCTGCAAATCAATTCCAGCGCCCGCCGTGTCCAGGACGGCCAGGGTTCCTTCTCCACCCGCCTGGCGACCGAGCTGGTCGCGGCGCTGCAAGAGCAATATGCCGGCGCCGCCCTGACGGTGCGCGACCTGGGCCAGAACCCGCATCCGGCGATGGACGAGGCCGCGCTGGGCGCGCTGTTCACCCCGGCCGAGCAGCGCAGCGCCGAACAGGCCGCCCGCGTCGCCGCCAATGACGCGCTGATCGACGAGCTGCAGGCCCAGGACGTGATCGTGATCGCGACCCCGATGATCAACTTCGGCGTGCCCAGCCAGCTGAAGAACTGGATCGACGCGGTGGCCCGCGCCGGCGCCACCTTCCGCTACACCGCCAACGGCCCCGAGGGCCTGGTCAAGGGCAAGAAGGTCTATGTGGTCGTCGCCAGCGGCGGCCTGCATCGCGGCCAGCCCAGCGATGGCATCACCGGCTATCTGCGCACCGTGCTGGGCTTCATGGGCATGAGCGATGTGCAGTTCGTCTATGCCGAAGGCCTGGGCATGGGCCCGGAGGCCGAGGCCGCCGGCGTGGCCGGCGCGCGCCGCCAGATCGCCGAGCTGTTCGCCCCCGCGACGGTCTAA
- a CDS encoding pirin family protein, with amino-acid sequence MSSTTLNQPRLLSQPRAVERLVAGQATSDGAGVKLTRVLTQNLQRRLDPFLMLDAFGSDEADDYIAGFPDHPHRGFETVTYMLEGRMRHRDSAGHEGLLGNGGVQWMTAGRGVIHSELPEQEEGRMEGFQLWLNLPAQDKMREPWYRDIQTQDIPEFTTDAGVQVRVIAGASHGVAGAVQREHTEPLYLDLHLPAGASFEQALPDTHNAFVYVYRGALRFPDTGCLVPAQRMAILANQAGSDGVRLTAGDEPTRAILIAGKPLGEPIAQYGPFVMNTQAELMQAVRDFQTGRFV; translated from the coding sequence ATGAGCAGCACCACCCTGAACCAGCCGCGGCTGCTGAGCCAGCCACGCGCGGTGGAGCGCCTGGTCGCCGGGCAGGCGACCAGCGATGGCGCCGGCGTCAAGCTGACCCGCGTGCTGACCCAGAATCTGCAGCGCCGCCTGGACCCCTTCCTGATGCTGGATGCCTTCGGCTCGGATGAGGCCGACGATTACATCGCCGGCTTCCCCGACCATCCGCATCGCGGCTTCGAGACCGTCACCTACATGCTGGAAGGCCGCATGCGCCATCGCGACTCGGCCGGCCATGAGGGCTTGCTGGGCAACGGCGGCGTGCAATGGATGACCGCCGGCCGCGGCGTGATCCACAGCGAGCTGCCGGAGCAGGAAGAGGGCCGCATGGAAGGCTTCCAGCTCTGGCTGAACCTGCCCGCCCAGGACAAGATGCGCGAGCCCTGGTACCGCGACATCCAGACCCAGGACATCCCCGAGTTCACGACGGACGCGGGCGTCCAGGTGCGCGTGATCGCCGGCGCGAGCCATGGCGTGGCCGGCGCGGTGCAGCGCGAGCACACCGAGCCGCTGTACCTGGACCTGCACCTGCCGGCCGGCGCCAGCTTCGAGCAGGCGCTGCCGGACACGCACAACGCCTTTGTCTATGTCTACCGCGGCGCGCTGCGCTTTCCCGACACCGGCTGCCTGGTGCCGGCCCAGCGCATGGCGATCCTGGCCAACCAGGCGGGCAGCGACGGCGTGCGGCTGACGGCCGGCGACGAACCGACCCGCGCGATCCTGATCGCCGGCAAGCCGCTGGGCGAGCCGATCGCGCAGTACGGCCCGTTTGTCATGAACACGCAGGCCGAGCTGATGCAGGCGGTGCGGGATTTCCAGACGGGCCGGTTCGTCTGA
- a CDS encoding LysR family transcriptional regulator — translation MSLDADDLLLFSRVMEAGSFSRAAERMQLPKSTLSRRLSALEQRLGEKLLQRSTRRLALTEFGEGVLDHARAVAAEVDGALALALHRQQRPTGRLRVSMPHDLANAALASMLSQFALDYPEVQLEIDLSPRRVDLIAEGFDLAVRMGELPEDSQLAARRLALFTGGLYAAPAYLAREGEPQLPEGLSSMHGLMILSRNGDAVPWQLVRGEGAAREEWRGAPEKRSLINGPDVLLQLACAGVGITAVADHFAREPLARGELVRVLPHWSLAPVPCWAVFPERRLMPLRSRLFIEALAERLSGCPGQ, via the coding sequence ATGAGCCTGGATGCCGACGATCTGCTGCTGTTCTCCCGGGTGATGGAGGCCGGCAGCTTCAGCCGCGCGGCCGAGCGCATGCAGCTGCCCAAGTCCACGCTGTCGCGCCGCCTCTCGGCGCTGGAGCAGCGCCTGGGCGAGAAGCTGCTGCAGCGCAGCACCCGGCGCCTCGCGCTGACCGAGTTCGGCGAGGGCGTGCTGGACCATGCGCGCGCGGTGGCGGCCGAGGTGGACGGCGCGCTGGCCCTGGCCCTGCACCGCCAGCAGCGCCCGACCGGCCGGCTACGCGTCTCGATGCCGCATGACCTGGCGAACGCGGCGCTGGCCTCGATGCTGAGCCAGTTCGCGCTCGACTATCCGGAGGTGCAGCTGGAGATCGACCTCTCGCCGCGCCGCGTCGACCTGATCGCCGAGGGCTTCGACCTGGCGGTGCGCATGGGCGAGCTACCCGAGGACAGCCAGCTGGCCGCGCGCCGCCTGGCGCTGTTCACCGGCGGCCTCTATGCCGCCCCCGCCTATCTGGCGCGCGAGGGCGAGCCCCAGCTGCCCGAGGGCCTGAGCAGCATGCATGGGCTGATGATCCTGTCGCGCAACGGCGATGCCGTGCCCTGGCAACTGGTCCGCGGCGAGGGCGCGGCGCGCGAGGAATGGCGCGGCGCGCCGGAGAAGCGCAGCCTGATCAACGGCCCCGATGTGCTGCTGCAGCTGGCCTGTGCCGGGGTCGGCATCACCGCGGTGGCCGACCATTTCGCGCGCGAGCCGCTGGCGCGCGGCGAGCTGGTGCGCGTGCTGCCCCACTGGAGCCTGGCGCCGGTGCCCTGCTGGGCGGTGTTCCCGGAGCGGCGCCTGATGCCGCTGCGCAGCCGGCTCTTCATCGAGGCGCTGGCCGAGCGCCTGTCCGGCTGCCCGGGCCAGTAG
- a CDS encoding pirin family protein, translating into MSDGPLVIERIAAHRGEVGGLPIARALPVAQRRTIGAWCFLDHAGPARTPPGQGMRVAPHPHTGLQTFSWMMEGEVLHRDSLGTVQLLQPGQVNLMTAGSGICHSEEAQSEDMHLAQLWIALPNSRRFGPAAFEHHAALPRFERGGFALTLLVGEHAGLVAPPTVYSPLLGLDLLSEAAAAAELDLRADFEHGLMVTEGELLLELADGQAETLTPGGLLYLPPGPRQLTLRSQGRARALLLGGTPLAEDEKPLLWWNFVGRTPDEIRQSAADWNAGAGDFGSVTGFDGERLLAPAVPPLRAR; encoded by the coding sequence ATGAGTGACGGCCCCTTGGTGATCGAACGCATCGCGGCACATCGCGGCGAGGTCGGCGGCCTGCCGATCGCGCGCGCCCTGCCGGTGGCGCAGCGCCGCACCATCGGCGCCTGGTGCTTCCTGGACCATGCCGGCCCGGCGCGCACGCCGCCCGGCCAGGGCATGCGCGTCGCGCCGCATCCGCATACCGGCCTGCAGACCTTCAGCTGGATGATGGAGGGCGAGGTGCTGCATCGCGACAGCCTGGGCACCGTGCAGCTGCTGCAGCCGGGCCAGGTCAATCTGATGACCGCCGGCAGCGGCATCTGCCATTCCGAGGAGGCGCAGAGCGAGGACATGCACCTGGCCCAGCTGTGGATCGCGCTGCCGAACAGCCGCCGCTTCGGCCCGGCCGCCTTCGAGCACCACGCGGCGCTGCCACGCTTCGAGCGCGGTGGCTTCGCGCTGACCCTGCTGGTCGGCGAGCATGCCGGCCTGGTCGCGCCGCCCACCGTCTATTCGCCGCTGCTGGGCCTGGACCTGCTCAGCGAGGCAGCCGCCGCGGCCGAACTGGACCTGCGCGCCGACTTCGAGCATGGCCTGATGGTCACCGAGGGCGAGCTGCTGCTGGAACTGGCCGATGGCCAGGCCGAGACCCTGACGCCCGGCGGCCTGCTCTACCTGCCACCAGGCCCCAGGCAGCTCACCCTGCGCAGCCAGGGCCGTGCCCGCGCGCTGCTGCTGGGCGGCACGCCGCTGGCCGAGGACGAAAAGCCGCTGCTGTGGTGGAACTTCGTCGGCCGCACGCCCGACGAGATCCGCCAGTCCGCGGCCGACTGGAACGCCGGCGCCGGTGACTTCGGCAGCGTCACCGGCTTCGACGGCGAGCGCCTGCTGGCGCCGGCGGTGCCGCCGCTGCGCGCCCGCTGA
- the thiC gene encoding phosphomethylpyrimidine synthase ThiC, with amino-acid sequence MNARTNEPTTLAQSIALSREPLPASSKTHVAGTLHPELRVPMRAIALTNGETITVYDASGPYTDPQAAIDVKRGLPTPRAAWVEARHDTEAYEGRAIQLIDDGLRDQEQQLRLRELSAGLQRQPRRAKSGANVTQLHYARRGIVTPEMEYVAIRENQRFEWMREYQADAEREARLRGNAFGASIPEIITPEFVRDEVARGRAIIPANINHTELEPMAIGRNFLVKVNANIGNSAVTSSIEEEVEKMVWATRWGADTVMDLSTGRNIHTTRDWIVRNSAVPIGTVPIYQALEKVGGVAEDLTWALFRDTLIEQAEQGVDYFTIHAGLRLPFVPMTVKRRTGIVSRGGSILAKWCIAHHQENFLYTHFEEICEIMKAYDVSFSLGDGLRPGSLADANDEAQFAELRTLGELTKIAWKHDVQTMIEGPGHVPMHLIQANMTEQLKHCDEAPFYTLGPLTTDIAPGYDHITSGIGAAMIGWFGCAMLCYVTPKEHLGLPDRDDVKAGLMAYKIAAHAADIAKGHPGARARDDALSKARFDFRWTDQFNLGLDPDTAREFHDETLPKDSAKVAHFCSMCGPKFCSMKITQEVREYSEGMAAKSAEFKAQGGELYIPIKTGA; translated from the coding sequence ATGAACGCACGCACCAACGAACCCACCACGCTGGCACAGAGCATTGCCCTGAGCCGCGAGCCGCTGCCCGCTTCCAGCAAGACCCATGTGGCCGGCACCCTGCATCCCGAGCTGCGCGTGCCGATGCGCGCGATCGCGCTGACCAATGGCGAGACCATCACCGTCTACGACGCCTCCGGCCCCTACACCGACCCGCAGGCCGCGATCGACGTCAAGCGCGGCCTGCCGACGCCGCGCGCCGCCTGGGTCGAGGCAAGACATGACACCGAGGCCTACGAGGGCCGCGCGATCCAGCTGATCGACGACGGCCTGCGCGACCAGGAGCAGCAGCTGCGCTTGCGCGAACTGAGCGCCGGCCTGCAGCGCCAGCCGCGCCGCGCCAAGTCCGGCGCCAACGTGACCCAGCTGCACTACGCGCGCCGCGGCATCGTGACGCCCGAGATGGAATATGTCGCGATCCGCGAGAACCAGCGCTTCGAGTGGATGCGCGAGTACCAGGCCGATGCCGAGCGCGAGGCGCGCCTGCGCGGCAACGCTTTCGGCGCCAGCATCCCCGAGATCATCACGCCCGAGTTCGTGCGCGACGAGGTGGCGCGCGGCCGCGCCATCATCCCGGCCAACATCAACCACACCGAGCTGGAGCCGATGGCGATCGGCCGCAACTTCCTGGTCAAGGTCAACGCCAATATCGGCAACTCGGCGGTGACCTCCTCGATCGAGGAAGAGGTCGAGAAGATGGTCTGGGCGACGCGCTGGGGCGCGGACACGGTGATGGACCTCTCGACCGGCCGCAACATCCACACCACGCGCGACTGGATCGTGCGCAACAGCGCGGTGCCGATCGGCACCGTGCCGATCTACCAGGCGCTGGAGAAGGTCGGCGGCGTCGCCGAGGACCTCACCTGGGCGCTGTTCCGCGACACCCTGATCGAGCAGGCCGAACAGGGCGTCGACTACTTCACCATCCACGCCGGCCTGCGCCTGCCCTTCGTGCCGATGACGGTCAAGCGCCGCACCGGCATCGTCTCGCGCGGCGGCTCGATCCTGGCCAAGTGGTGCATCGCGCACCACCAGGAGAACTTCCTCTACACGCATTTCGAAGAGATCTGCGAGATCATGAAGGCCTACGACGTCAGCTTCTCGCTGGGCGACGGCTTGCGCCCCGGCTCGCTGGCCGATGCCAACGACGAGGCCCAGTTCGCCGAGCTGCGCACCCTGGGCGAGCTGACCAAGATCGCCTGGAAGCATGATGTGCAGACCATGATCGAGGGCCCCGGCCATGTGCCGATGCACCTGATCCAGGCCAACATGACCGAGCAGCTGAAGCACTGCGACGAGGCGCCGTTCTACACCCTGGGCCCGCTGACCACCGACATCGCGCCCGGCTACGACCACATCACCAGCGGCATCGGCGCCGCGATGATCGGCTGGTTCGGCTGCGCGATGCTCTGCTATGTCACGCCCAAGGAGCATCTGGGCCTGCCGGACCGCGACGACGTCAAGGCCGGCCTGATGGCCTACAAGATCGCCGCCCATGCGGCCGACATCGCCAAGGGCCACCCGGGCGCGCGCGCGCGCGACGACGCGCTCTCCAAGGCCCGCTTCGACTTCCGCTGGACCGACCAGTTCAACCTCGGCCTGGACCCCGACACCGCGCGCGAGTTCCACGACGAGACATTACCCAAGGACAGCGCCAAGGTCGCGCATTTCTGTTCGATGTGCGGCCCGAAGTTCTGCTCGATGAAGATCACGCAGGAGGTGCGGGAGTACAGCGAGGGCATGGCGGCCAAGAGCGCCGAGTTCAAGGCGCAGGGCGGCGAGCTCTACATCCCGATCAAGACCGGGGCGTAA
- a CDS encoding energy transducer TonB, giving the protein MGSERHHKKLAGWIGASLVLALAAAMPAGAQELGDLAGKAKLSDSERAKRDADKVYQWIRFHADKAEKADKAAKAQQSTQAAPVPAAKPAAAPPPVASARAATPPAAAAAPVAKPAEPAVAAAPAPAASADQLVAMATTSAQPVLPPPTAQAARAVTPPPPPPEPVEEALTLVERVEPEFPRRVLQDRGGSVTVRFTVQPDGSVRDAEAVKSSHPRLVRGVLDAVNRWRFAPITQARSAVVEVGFRAE; this is encoded by the coding sequence ATGGGTTCCGAGCGTCATCACAAGAAGCTGGCCGGCTGGATCGGCGCCAGCCTGGTTCTGGCCCTGGCCGCGGCGATGCCGGCTGGCGCCCAGGAGCTGGGCGACCTGGCCGGCAAGGCCAAGCTCAGCGATTCCGAACGCGCCAAGCGCGACGCGGACAAGGTCTACCAATGGATCCGCTTCCACGCGGACAAGGCGGAGAAGGCCGACAAGGCGGCCAAGGCGCAGCAATCGACCCAGGCTGCGCCCGTGCCGGCGGCCAAGCCGGCTGCTGCGCCGCCACCGGTGGCGAGCGCCCGCGCGGCAACGCCGCCGGCTGCTGCGGCCGCCCCGGTCGCGAAGCCGGCCGAGCCCGCTGTGGCCGCCGCGCCTGCCCCGGCCGCCTCGGCCGATCAGCTGGTGGCGATGGCCACGACCAGCGCCCAGCCGGTGCTGCCGCCGCCCACGGCCCAGGCGGCCCGTGCGGTGACCCCACCACCCCCGCCGCCGGAGCCGGTCGAGGAGGCGCTGACCCTGGTGGAGCGGGTCGAACCGGAGTTCCCGCGCCGGGTGCTGCAGGACCGCGGCGGCTCGGTGACGGTGCGCTTCACCGTGCAGCCGGACGGCTCGGTGCGCGACGCCGAGGCCGTCAAGAGCAGCCATCCGCGCCTGGTGCGCGGCGTGCTCGACGCGGTGAACCGCTGGCGCTTCGCGCCGATCACGCAGGCGCGCAGCGCGGTGGTCGAGGTGGGCTTCCGCGCCGAGTAA
- a CDS encoding heavy metal translocating P-type ATPase — protein sequence MNSIPTSLTLPIDGMTCASCVKRVEKALKAVPGVQDAQVNLATEAASIAGAPALDALQAAIEKAGYALRQQDLTLSVEGMTCASCVGRVEKALKKVPGVAAAEVNLATETAQVRLLAGTDPAALLGAVAKAGYQARLQGGAAAAAQEPKPAWQASGGPVLVAALLSLPLVLPMLAMPFGVHWMLPGWLQLLLAAPVQFWLGARFYRAGWAALRAGSGNMDLLVALGTSAAFGLSLWLMWQGDGGHALYFESAAVVITLVLLGKWLEARAKRQTTAAIRALQALQPQTARVRRDGVEQELPLAALRLGDEVIVRPGERIPVDGELLEGRSQVDESLITGESLPVEKAPGSRLVGGSVNGEGLLRLRCTALGAESTLARIARMVEQAQGHKAPIQRLVDQVSAVFVPVVILIAIATLLGWGFATGDWERALLNAVAVLVIACPCALGLATPAAIMAGTGVAARRGILIKDAEALEHAHRLQLVAFDKTGTLTEGKPRLVAAEGDADLLRLAAALQAGSEHPLAHAVRDAVKAQAELAVPAATDLQAVAGRGLRARVEGQDLALGSSRFMRELGVDLAPWLARAELLQDEGRTVSWLAAVGAAPRLIGLLAFGDALKPEAAAAVAALHEQGIRIALVSGDNRGAAERVARELGIDEVRAEVLPEDKARIVGELKDGGRRAVAMVGDGINDAPALAAADVGLAMATGTEVAMAAAGITLMRGNPALVADAIAISKKTYAKIRQNLFWAFIYNLVGIPLAAFGLLNPVIAGAAMALSSVSVVGNALLLTRWKGKAT from the coding sequence ATGAACAGCATCCCCACCTCATTGACCCTGCCGATCGACGGCATGACCTGTGCCTCCTGCGTCAAGCGGGTCGAAAAGGCGCTGAAGGCCGTGCCCGGCGTGCAGGACGCCCAGGTCAACCTGGCCACCGAGGCCGCCAGCATCGCCGGCGCGCCCGCGCTGGACGCGCTGCAGGCCGCGATCGAGAAGGCCGGCTACGCGCTGCGCCAACAAGACCTGACCCTGTCGGTCGAGGGCATGACCTGCGCCTCCTGCGTCGGCCGGGTCGAGAAGGCGCTGAAGAAGGTGCCGGGCGTGGCCGCCGCCGAGGTCAACCTCGCTACCGAGACCGCCCAGGTGCGGCTGCTGGCCGGCACCGATCCGGCCGCGCTGCTGGGCGCGGTGGCCAAGGCCGGCTACCAGGCCCGGCTGCAGGGCGGCGCGGCGGCCGCAGCGCAGGAACCCAAGCCGGCTTGGCAGGCCAGCGGCGGTCCGGTGCTGGTGGCGGCGCTGCTGTCGCTGCCGCTGGTGCTGCCGATGCTGGCCATGCCCTTCGGCGTGCACTGGATGCTGCCGGGCTGGCTGCAGCTGCTGCTGGCCGCACCGGTGCAGTTCTGGCTCGGCGCGCGCTTCTACCGCGCCGGCTGGGCCGCGCTGCGCGCCGGCAGCGGCAATATGGATCTGCTGGTCGCGCTGGGCACCAGCGCCGCCTTCGGCCTGAGCCTGTGGCTGATGTGGCAGGGCGACGGCGGCCATGCGCTGTATTTCGAATCGGCCGCGGTCGTGATCACCCTGGTGCTGCTGGGCAAATGGCTGGAGGCGCGCGCCAAGCGCCAGACCACCGCCGCGATCCGCGCGCTGCAGGCGCTGCAGCCGCAGACCGCGCGCGTGCGCCGGGACGGCGTCGAGCAGGAGCTGCCGCTGGCCGCGCTGCGCCTGGGCGACGAGGTGATCGTGCGCCCCGGCGAGCGCATCCCGGTCGACGGCGAGCTGCTGGAGGGCCGCAGCCAGGTGGACGAATCGCTGATCACCGGCGAGAGCCTGCCGGTCGAGAAGGCGCCGGGCAGCCGCCTGGTCGGCGGCAGCGTCAACGGCGAGGGCCTGCTGCGCCTGCGCTGCACCGCGCTGGGCGCCGAATCGACCCTGGCCCGCATCGCCCGCATGGTCGAGCAGGCCCAGGGCCACAAGGCACCGATCCAGCGCCTGGTCGACCAGGTCAGCGCGGTGTTCGTGCCGGTGGTGATCCTGATCGCCATCGCCACCCTGCTGGGCTGGGGCTTCGCCACCGGCGACTGGGAGCGCGCGCTGCTGAACGCGGTGGCCGTGCTGGTGATCGCCTGCCCCTGCGCGCTGGGCCTGGCGACGCCGGCCGCCATCATGGCCGGCACCGGCGTGGCCGCGCGGCGCGGCATCCTGATCAAGGACGCCGAGGCGCTGGAGCATGCGCACCGCCTGCAGCTGGTGGCCTTCGACAAGACCGGCACCCTGACCGAAGGCAAGCCGCGCCTGGTCGCGGCCGAGGGCGACGCGGATCTGCTGCGCCTGGCCGCCGCGCTGCAGGCCGGCAGCGAGCATCCGCTGGCCCATGCGGTGCGGGACGCGGTCAAGGCGCAAGCCGAGCTCGCCGTGCCCGCCGCGACGGATCTGCAGGCGGTGGCCGGCCGCGGTCTGCGCGCCCGGGTCGAGGGGCAAGACCTGGCCCTGGGCAGCAGCCGCTTCATGCGCGAGCTGGGCGTGGACCTGGCGCCCTGGCTGGCCCGCGCCGAGCTGCTGCAGGACGAGGGCCGCACCGTCTCCTGGCTGGCCGCGGTCGGCGCCGCACCGCGCCTGATCGGTCTGCTGGCCTTCGGCGACGCGCTCAAGCCCGAGGCCGCCGCGGCGGTGGCGGCGCTGCACGAGCAGGGCATCCGCATCGCCCTGGTCAGCGGCGACAACCGCGGCGCGGCCGAGCGAGTGGCGCGCGAGCTGGGCATCGACGAGGTGCGCGCCGAGGTGCTGCCGGAGGACAAGGCGCGCATCGTCGGCGAACTCAAGGACGGCGGGCGCCGCGCGGTCGCGATGGTCGGCGACGGCATCAACGACGCGCCGGCCCTGGCCGCGGCCGACGTGGGCCTGGCGATGGCGACCGGCACCGAGGTCGCGATGGCCGCGGCCGGCATCACCCTGATGCGCGGCAACCCGGCCCTGGTAGCCGATGCGATCGCGATCTCCAAGAAGACCTACGCGAAGATCCGCCAGAACCTGTTCTGGGCCTTCATCTACAACCTGGTGGGCATCCCGCTGGCCGCCTTTGGCCTGCTGAACCCGGTGATCGCCGGGGCCGCAATGGCGCTGTCCAGCGTCTCGGTGGTCGGTAACGCGCTGCTGCTCACGCGCTGGAAGGGCAAGGCGACATGA
- a CDS encoding NADPH-dependent FMN reductase codes for MNAAPRPLTLLALSGSLRRASFNTALLRAAADLCPAGVRLELRTLHGVPVYDGDLEAEQGTPAPVLDLREAIRAADGLLIATPEYNNSIPGVLKNGLDWVSRPPAEGKKAFFGKPTAVLGATPGGFGTVQSQDALLSVLRTLQVEMWFGGRLMVSRANTLFDAEGRLTDAALQGQLRDFLAGFSAQIRRGDRDE; via the coding sequence ATGAACGCTGCACCCCGCCCCCTGACCCTCCTGGCCCTGTCCGGCAGCCTGCGCCGGGCCTCCTTCAACACCGCGCTGCTGCGCGCCGCCGCGGACCTGTGCCCCGCGGGCGTGCGCCTGGAGCTGCGCACCCTGCATGGCGTGCCGGTCTATGACGGCGACCTGGAGGCCGAGCAGGGCACGCCGGCGCCGGTGCTGGACCTGCGCGAGGCGATCCGCGCCGCCGACGGTCTGCTGATCGCGACGCCCGAGTACAACAACTCGATTCCCGGCGTGCTGAAGAACGGCCTGGACTGGGTCTCGCGCCCGCCGGCCGAGGGCAAGAAGGCCTTCTTCGGCAAACCGACCGCGGTGCTGGGCGCCACGCCCGGCGGCTTCGGCACGGTGCAGAGCCAGGACGCGCTGCTGTCGGTGCTGCGCACCCTGCAGGTCGAGATGTGGTTCGGCGGCCGGCTGATGGTCTCGCGCGCCAACACCCTGTTCGACGCCGAAGGCCGGCTGACCGACGCGGCGCTGCAGGGCCAGCTGCGCGACTTCCTCGCCGGCTTCAGCGCCCAGATCCGCCGGGGAGACCGCGATGAGTGA